A part of Desulfotomaculum nigrificans DSM 574 genomic DNA contains:
- the ybaK gene encoding Cys-tRNA(Pro) deacylase, with protein sequence MSKDKFPVTPAIRMLRKEKVEFTPYLYEYEERGGTAVSSRALGVDEHLMIKTLIMEDENKNPLVVLMHGDLEVSTKSLARFLGVKSISPCSPDIAAKHSGYLVGGTSPFGTRKTMPVYMEETILDLPQIYINGGKRGFLVSIDPRELVRVLKPTLVRVGIS encoded by the coding sequence ATGTCAAAGGATAAGTTTCCCGTCACTCCGGCCATACGCATGTTACGAAAGGAAAAAGTTGAGTTTACCCCTTACCTTTATGAATATGAAGAAAGAGGCGGCACCGCTGTATCGTCCAGGGCACTGGGGGTGGATGAACACCTGATGATCAAAACTCTGATCATGGAGGATGAAAATAAAAACCCTCTGGTGGTTCTGATGCATGGTGACCTGGAGGTGTCCACCAAAAGTTTGGCCCGGTTTTTGGGAGTTAAAAGTATTAGCCCTTGTAGTCCCGATATAGCTGCCAAGCACAGCGGGTATTTGGTGGGAGGAACATCTCCCTTTGGCACCCGGAAAACCATGCCTGTTTACATGGAGGAAACCATCCTTGATTTACCCCAAATTTATATTAACGGAGGGAAAAGAGGATTTCTGGTAAGCATTGACCCCAGGGAATTGGTGCGGGTATTAAAGCCAACCCTGGTGAGAGTAGGCATCTCGTAA
- a CDS encoding CBS domain-containing protein produces MNIAFFLLPKKDVVYLSPGCTMRQALERMEYHRYTAVPLIDEEGKYAGTITEGDLLWKMKNTPGLTFAGTEKILLRDVPQRMSNRPVHIDAEIEDLLSLAIEQNFVPVLDDNGIFIGIIRRREIIEYYAKLLLNQKN; encoded by the coding sequence ATGAACATCGCCTTTTTTCTGTTACCCAAAAAAGATGTTGTTTACCTTTCACCTGGATGTACCATGCGCCAGGCGCTGGAGAGAATGGAATATCACCGTTACACCGCAGTGCCCCTTATTGATGAGGAAGGTAAATATGCCGGGACCATCACTGAGGGTGATTTATTGTGGAAGATGAAAAATACACCTGGCTTAACCTTTGCGGGGACAGAAAAGATTTTACTTAGAGATGTCCCTCAAAGAATGAGTAATAGGCCGGTGCATATCGACGCCGAAATTGAAGACTTACTATCCCTGGCCATTGAGCAAAACTTTGTACCGGTGCTGGATGATAACGGGATTTTCATTGGGATCATTAGAAGAAGGGAAATTATTGAGTATTATGCTAAGCTATTGTTAAATCAAAAAAATTAA
- a CDS encoding response regulator transcription factor: MFRIFLVEDELNLSQILTSYLQKEGWEVQPFNDGESALQAIAERPHLWILDIMLPDIDGYQLLRRIKEESPDVPVIFISARDADIDRIMGLEMGSDDYLAKPFLPRELVIRTRRVLERVYNKSAEAGNPLINIGPYVLDEGRREIRKDQEIIELTSKEYDLALYFAKHKGQALSREQIINWVWGEDYVGTDRSVDDLVRRLRKKLPDLRIETIYGYGYRMIAR; encoded by the coding sequence TTGTTTCGTATTTTCCTGGTGGAAGATGAACTAAACTTAAGCCAGATACTAACTTCCTATTTACAAAAAGAAGGCTGGGAAGTACAACCTTTTAACGATGGAGAATCTGCCCTGCAAGCCATTGCGGAACGTCCGCACCTCTGGATTTTAGACATTATGCTACCAGATATTGATGGTTACCAGCTGCTACGCCGCATTAAAGAGGAATCCCCGGACGTACCGGTTATATTTATATCTGCCCGAGATGCTGATATTGATCGAATTATGGGTCTGGAAATGGGCAGCGATGACTACCTGGCTAAACCGTTCCTGCCCAGAGAACTGGTTATTCGCACCCGGAGGGTACTCGAACGAGTATATAACAAGTCTGCTGAGGCGGGAAATCCCCTAATTAATATCGGGCCTTACGTGCTGGACGAAGGTAGACGTGAAATACGTAAGGATCAGGAGATTATTGAACTAACATCAAAGGAATATGATCTGGCTCTATACTTTGCCAAACACAAGGGCCAGGCCCTTTCTCGTGAGCAAATTATTAATTGGGTTTGGGGAGAAGACTACGTTGGTACGGATCGTTCAGTGGATGACCTGGTGCGACGCTTAAGAAAAAAGCTGCCGGACCTGCGTATTGAAACTATTTACGGATATGGTTACAGGATGATTGCCAGATGA
- a CDS encoding sensor histidine kinase — protein MRNLSLTVKIWLAISLVSLLLYLFVLIVTPFLIRNFFTNNMLEQPSGPLKNKVEELVNDRGFHIRSFILLDDGTTLPSKARQAFQPSFFNEIKRNAESQQQSNKLYESKNGQTPIRYVIVKDLAYGRPLYQIMFLRKPEEDRFVREFLFNIMLFVGLALVVSWFVSLLIVRYLTRPLTIMEQHVKRIANRNWHEPLDIKRNDEIGKLANSIDSMRQQLIQQDETQQSMLQNISHELKTPVMVIRSYAQAIQDGVYPKGDLNGSIEVIDEEGERLEKLIKQLLYLTRLDYLATKNQQQDEVQLDKLIEKTVQRLHLQRPAINLQLNLQPVTVMGDEETLRVMIENLFDNHLRYARSQIKINLAVNSEKTEAALSFWNDGAQIAPQILNEVFKPFQKGREGKYGLGLTIVQRILKMYHGDIVLKNERDGVSSIVKMHLKLPEL, from the coding sequence ATGAGAAACCTATCGCTAACTGTAAAAATATGGCTGGCCATTTCTCTGGTCAGCTTGTTATTATACCTGTTTGTATTAATTGTTACGCCTTTCTTAATCAGAAATTTCTTTACAAATAACATGCTGGAACAACCCTCTGGACCACTAAAGAATAAGGTTGAAGAACTGGTTAATGACAGGGGTTTTCATATACGCAGTTTTATCTTGCTGGATGACGGAACAACCTTGCCGTCAAAGGCCCGGCAGGCTTTCCAACCTTCTTTTTTTAATGAAATCAAAAGAAATGCGGAGTCCCAGCAACAATCCAATAAACTATATGAGAGCAAGAACGGGCAGACTCCTATTCGTTACGTTATAGTAAAAGACCTGGCTTACGGGCGTCCTCTGTACCAAATAATGTTTTTGAGAAAGCCGGAAGAGGATCGCTTTGTTAGAGAGTTTTTGTTCAATATCATGTTATTTGTGGGGCTCGCTTTGGTAGTAAGCTGGTTTGTTTCCCTATTAATTGTACGTTACCTGACCCGGCCGCTTACCATCATGGAACAACACGTGAAACGCATTGCCAACCGCAACTGGCATGAGCCCCTTGATATAAAGCGAAATGATGAAATAGGTAAACTGGCTAACTCCATCGATTCCATGCGCCAGCAGCTTATTCAGCAGGATGAAACACAGCAATCTATGTTACAAAATATTTCCCATGAATTAAAGACCCCGGTTATGGTCATTCGCAGCTATGCCCAGGCTATACAGGACGGGGTCTATCCAAAGGGTGACTTGAACGGTAGTATTGAGGTAATTGACGAAGAAGGAGAACGGCTGGAAAAGCTCATAAAACAATTGCTTTATTTAACCCGCCTCGATTACCTGGCCACGAAAAACCAGCAGCAGGATGAAGTTCAACTGGATAAATTAATTGAAAAAACTGTTCAGCGCTTGCACCTTCAGCGTCCGGCCATAAACTTGCAGTTAAACCTGCAGCCGGTTACTGTAATGGGCGACGAAGAAACCCTGCGGGTAATGATTGAAAACCTTTTCGATAATCACCTGCGTTATGCACGGTCACAAATTAAAATTAACCTGGCGGTAAATAGTGAGAAAACAGAAGCAGCCCTCTCTTTCTGGAATGACGGGGCACAGATAGCCCCCCAAATATTAAATGAGGTATTTAAACCTTTTCAGAAAGGGCGAGAAGGTAAATATGGTCTTGGGCTAACCATTGTGCAGCGAATCCTTAAAATGTATCATGGCGACATTGTGCTTAAAAATGAAAGGGACGGTGTATCCAGTATAGTTAAAATGCACTTAAAATTACCTGAGTTATAA
- a CDS encoding cytochrome c biogenesis CcdA family protein: MILLSSIPLYIAFSAGIVSFLSPCILPLVPGYISYLAGVSITAQGAAVNRGLVVRRAVLFNLGFMLVFILMGATGSYIGKLFLTYKTVFLKVGGLFIFIMGLQMTGLLKLKFLYRTYKINHNLSTNGPLGALLLGVTFAAGWTPCVGPVLASILMYAGMSGTVTKGVILLGAYSLGLAVPFMLAAVSISWTVNYLPRFNKYLAMISVISGIILMIVGAALFLNIFPRLSAYLAFWE, translated from the coding sequence GTGATATTATTGTCCTCTATTCCGTTATACATAGCTTTTAGCGCCGGGATTGTTTCCTTTCTTTCCCCCTGTATCCTGCCCCTGGTGCCCGGTTATATTTCCTATTTAGCCGGAGTGTCCATTACTGCACAGGGAGCGGCAGTCAATAGGGGACTGGTGGTTAGGCGGGCGGTTCTGTTTAATTTGGGTTTTATGCTGGTGTTTATCCTCATGGGGGCCACCGGTAGTTACATCGGTAAATTATTTTTAACTTATAAAACAGTGTTTTTAAAGGTTGGCGGACTGTTTATATTTATCATGGGTCTACAAATGACCGGGTTGCTTAAACTAAAGTTTCTATACCGAACCTATAAAATCAATCATAACCTGAGTACTAACGGTCCGCTGGGGGCGTTGCTGCTGGGGGTAACCTTTGCCGCCGGTTGGACTCCCTGCGTGGGTCCGGTACTGGCATCCATCCTGATGTATGCCGGCATGTCAGGGACAGTCACCAAGGGGGTTATCTTGCTGGGGGCCTACTCTTTAGGTCTGGCGGTTCCTTTTATGTTGGCAGCTGTTAGCATTAGCTGGACAGTTAATTACCTGCCCAGGTTTAATAAATACCTGGCTATGATTTCGGTTATCAGTGGTATTATATTAATGATTGTGGGGGCCGCTTTATTTTTAAATATCTTTCCGCGCCTCAGCGCATACTTAGCTTTCTGGGAGTGA
- a CDS encoding peroxiredoxin family protein, whose amino-acid sequence MKKNWLFWLLIIVVVAGVFIYRNYQEKQLVNNVAKENNPVSQTAGQVQQDKDTQKQKDQDLKAPDFTLQDLSGQTVSLQDFKGKVVLLNFWSTTCPYCKIEMPELDKTYQKYKDQGLVVLTVNLTGQEKSVQEVQNFMSQKGYHFPVLLDEKLDVADQYGIRSIPTSFFIDREGNVVDAKIGAFVPMELEQKIKGMLK is encoded by the coding sequence ATGAAAAAAAACTGGTTATTTTGGCTGTTAATCATTGTGGTGGTGGCGGGGGTGTTTATCTATCGCAACTACCAGGAAAAACAATTGGTCAACAATGTGGCCAAGGAGAATAACCCGGTGAGCCAGACGGCAGGACAGGTTCAGCAGGATAAGGATACACAGAAGCAAAAAGACCAGGACTTAAAGGCCCCGGACTTCACCCTTCAAGATTTATCCGGCCAAACCGTTTCTCTGCAGGATTTTAAAGGGAAGGTGGTTCTGCTGAACTTTTGGAGTACAACCTGCCCCTATTGTAAGATCGAGATGCCCGAGCTGGATAAGACATACCAGAAGTATAAGGATCAAGGTTTGGTGGTGCTGACGGTTAATCTAACGGGACAGGAAAAAAGCGTGCAAGAAGTCCAGAACTTTATGTCCCAAAAGGGTTACCATTTTCCTGTCTTACTGGATGAGAAGTTGGACGTGGCTGACCAATACGGTATCCGCAGTATTCCCACCAGCTTTTTTATTGACCGGGAGGGAAATGTGGTCGATGCCAAAATAGGTGCCTTTGTACCAATGGAGTTGGAACAAAAAATAAAGGGCATGTTAAAGTAG
- a CDS encoding DUF302 domain-containing protein has translation MFDYTVSTSKDFETAVADLENALKERKFGVLWKLDMKEKLAEKGVDFAGQFKILEVCNPQKAKQALESNIKVGYFLPCKVVVYVEDGQTKMGTVRPSNMMNMIEGGVPENLAAEVDEILTGALNAAK, from the coding sequence GTGTTTGACTATACGGTAAGCACCAGTAAAGATTTTGAAACTGCTGTGGCTGATTTGGAGAACGCTCTCAAGGAGCGAAAGTTTGGGGTGCTGTGGAAGCTTGATATGAAAGAAAAGCTGGCGGAAAAGGGAGTGGATTTTGCCGGTCAGTTTAAAATTCTGGAAGTTTGCAACCCCCAGAAAGCTAAACAGGCCCTGGAGTCAAATATCAAAGTAGGCTATTTCCTACCCTGTAAAGTGGTAGTCTATGTGGAAGATGGCCAGACCAAAATGGGCACCGTACGACCATCTAACATGATGAATATGATTGAAGGCGGTGTACCGGAGAATCTGGCGGCAGAAGTGGATGAAATATTAACCGGTGCTTTAAACGCTGCCAAGTAA
- a CDS encoding CopZ family metallochaperone, which translates to MTVLKVEGMSCNHCKMAVEKAVKAVAGVESVQVNLDKKEVVVNGSADRAQVAKAIEEAGYEVVG; encoded by the coding sequence ATGACTGTACTTAAAGTGGAAGGTATGAGCTGCAACCATTGTAAAATGGCTGTAGAAAAGGCTGTTAAAGCCGTTGCCGGTGTAGAAAGCGTGCAGGTTAATTTAGACAAAAAGGAAGTTGTGGTTAACGGTTCCGCCGATCGGGCCCAAGTGGCTAAAGCCATTGAGGAAGCCGGTTATGAAGTGGTAGGCTAA